One window of the Runella slithyformis DSM 19594 genome contains the following:
- a CDS encoding Bor/Iss family lipoprotein has translation MKNSLFLICILLTGCYSNYHTIGNGPNRHSTKEIYSKGKDVYFLWGLVKLGDSEPKRPEKDYLIKTGFTLGDDLISLFTLGIVSTRTTKIFISDQPLNNQESIPKIITLEDYKRLPEPTKLEAGDFVYFLKNNEVRKGRLIKIQSYRSRVQEYEGIYKRMRYLDIENYLIKKAAQ, from the coding sequence ATGAAAAATTCCCTCTTTTTAATCTGTATACTTTTAACAGGTTGCTACTCTAACTATCATACAATAGGAAATGGGCCAAATAGACACAGCACTAAGGAGATATATTCGAAAGGAAAAGATGTGTATTTTCTTTGGGGATTAGTGAAATTAGGTGATTCTGAGCCCAAAAGACCTGAAAAAGACTATCTTATTAAAACAGGCTTTACTTTGGGGGATGATTTAATTAGCCTATTTACATTGGGCATTGTTTCTACCAGAACAACTAAAATATTTATTTCGGATCAACCCCTTAATAATCAAGAAAGTATCCCTAAAATAATAACACTTGAAGATTATAAGCGTTTGCCTGAACCTACAAAATTAGAAGCCGGGGATTTTGTGTACTTTCTTAAAAATAATGAAGTTAGAAAAGGTAGGCTTATTAAAATACAAAGCTATCGTTCAAGGGTTCAGGAATACGAAGGTATATACAAAAGGATGCGTTATCTTGACATTGAAAATTATTTGATCAAAAAAGCCGCTCAATGA
- a CDS encoding SusD/RagB family nutrient-binding outer membrane lipoprotein yields the protein MKVINNLKITLLVMLMVGVGSCKLDLLENPNQVTTSSTDINYLLNRIELDYAGHFNQMSDPGMRLTRMLNQGAAIYDNAVTPNGLNGAWTNAYANIMTDVKTLIPLAEASGLFVHAGIARTIRASVLLNLVDAFGDVPYSEALNAENFNPKTDGGATVYAGALADLDKAIENFTATSRGGASGDLIYGGTADSWIRVANTLKMKALLNRSLIDRTGATTAINALIAGNRLISTTAQNFTFRFGTNLLNPNTRHPRYSDQYSPTGGGDYQSNSYMGAMFSSKGFPDPRIRYYFYRQTTRNSTDVNAIRCITNQKPAHYGPNDVFCFPTNAGYWGRDHLSNEGIPPDGLLRTAWGLYPAGGLYDNDGNRGVSLGAGAGGAGIHPIMMRSFVDFMLAESALRLGTTGDAKALLRSAIEKSMADVRTYALGTTEAGKIAAYEAAQGFVWADEVRKYVDKVMADYDAATADGKLNIVATEYWFAAHGNGIEIYNLYRRTGKPSGQQPALEPNPGAFVRSYYYPLDFITRNANAKQKANAALPVFWDNNPAGFIR from the coding sequence ATGAAAGTGATAAATAACCTTAAAATAACGCTGTTGGTGATGCTCATGGTGGGGGTTGGTTCGTGTAAGTTAGACTTGCTCGAAAACCCTAACCAAGTGACAACCAGTAGTACTGATATCAACTATTTGCTCAACCGAATAGAGCTCGACTATGCCGGTCATTTCAACCAAATGAGCGACCCCGGCATGCGTCTTACACGTATGTTGAACCAAGGTGCGGCTATTTATGATAACGCCGTGACGCCCAACGGTCTGAACGGAGCCTGGACAAATGCTTATGCCAACATCATGACCGACGTCAAAACGCTGATTCCATTGGCAGAAGCAAGTGGATTATTTGTACATGCCGGTATTGCGCGTACCATACGCGCATCGGTATTACTTAACTTGGTGGATGCTTTTGGTGACGTACCTTACAGTGAAGCATTGAATGCCGAAAACTTTAATCCAAAAACAGATGGCGGGGCAACCGTTTACGCGGGAGCTTTGGCTGATTTAGACAAAGCCATTGAAAACTTCACAGCTACCTCAAGAGGCGGTGCAAGTGGGGATTTGATTTACGGTGGTACTGCAGACAGTTGGATTAGAGTTGCTAATACGCTAAAAATGAAAGCGTTACTTAATCGCAGCTTGATAGATAGAACGGGTGCTACAACAGCTATCAACGCTTTGATTGCAGGCAATCGCTTGATTTCAACTACTGCACAAAATTTTACGTTTAGATTTGGCACTAACCTGCTCAACCCTAATACACGTCACCCACGGTATAGTGACCAGTATAGTCCCACAGGTGGCGGCGACTATCAGTCAAACTCCTACATGGGTGCAATGTTTAGTTCAAAAGGCTTTCCCGATCCGCGCATTCGTTACTATTTTTATCGTCAAACTACCCGTAATTCTACTGACGTAAACGCTATTCGCTGTATTACCAATCAAAAACCTGCGCACTACGGACCAAACGATGTGTTCTGTTTTCCAACTAACGCAGGTTATTGGGGCCGTGACCATTTGAGCAACGAGGGTATTCCACCGGATGGTTTGCTTCGTACCGCTTGGGGTTTGTATCCTGCGGGTGGACTATACGACAACGACGGTAACCGTGGTGTTTCGTTGGGGGCTGGAGCTGGCGGTGCCGGTATCCATCCTATAATGATGCGCTCGTTTGTAGATTTTATGTTGGCAGAATCGGCCCTTCGGTTGGGTACTACAGGCGATGCCAAAGCATTGCTTCGGTCGGCCATCGAAAAGTCAATGGCTGATGTAAGAACCTATGCTCTTGGAACAACCGAGGCCGGTAAAATTGCCGCGTATGAAGCTGCTCAAGGGTTTGTATGGGCCGACGAAGTGAGAAAATATGTAGACAAGGTAATGGCTGATTATGACGCAGCTACTGCAGATGGTAAATTAAATATTGTTGCTACTGAATATTGGTTTGCTGCACACGGAAATGGTATTGAGATTTATAACCTTTATCGCCGTACAGGTAAACCTTCCGGTCAGCAACCTGCCCTTGAGCCGAATCCGGGCGCATTTGTACGTTCTTACTATTATCCGTTAGATTTTATTACACGCAATGCCAATGCCAAGCAAAAAGCCAATGCAGCGCTTCCGGTTTTTTGGGATAACAACCCTGCGGGTTTCATAAGATAA
- a CDS encoding tyrosine-type recombinase/integrase yields MFDVFFKLRYRRNRDGQPDHEVPASLVYFVRIDGVRSNEKSTGIEVLKSKWKSKFQKIEGTSEEVQMMNKRISLIRAGLDRIHQELCFIHDYVTAQQVLDVYVGKAEKQATILKVFDAFLAELKEPKKKETIKIKKKTFEKWEKAREHIESFLKKKKMVVMPMSRFNSPLAEQYREYLYACGFQKDHVSRNISYLKKVFKEAKRTGLIHENPIKDVPCPRSRHKNAIPLETTEIQRLLEFSSDNTILQQSADIIVFMCFTGLDYCDYIRFNPKEHLKVIDGANMIQIHRQKNERGGIVPKLVNIPILPEAQEILDKYNNLPPILKYHTIRRNLLIILRNIGVDKPMSLKNLRKTFGTYLLNSGLRIELVRDALGHETIALTERVYTIIYPETIVQDFKKNGLI; encoded by the coding sequence ATGTTTGACGTATTCTTTAAACTGCGTTATCGCCGTAATCGTGACGGCCAACCTGATCACGAAGTACCCGCCTCACTGGTGTATTTTGTTCGAATTGATGGAGTAAGATCAAACGAGAAAAGCACCGGCATAGAGGTATTAAAGTCCAAATGGAAAAGCAAATTTCAGAAAATTGAAGGCACTTCGGAAGAAGTACAAATGATGAACAAACGTATAAGCCTGATTCGTGCCGGGCTTGACAGGATTCATCAGGAACTATGTTTTATTCATGACTATGTGACCGCCCAACAGGTACTTGACGTATATGTAGGTAAGGCAGAAAAACAGGCAACGATTTTAAAAGTATTTGATGCTTTTTTAGCGGAACTGAAAGAGCCCAAAAAGAAAGAGACGATTAAAATAAAGAAGAAAACGTTTGAGAAATGGGAGAAGGCACGGGAACATATTGAATCATTTTTGAAGAAAAAGAAAATGGTTGTTATGCCAATGAGCCGTTTTAATTCTCCTTTAGCAGAGCAATACAGGGAATATCTGTATGCCTGTGGCTTTCAGAAAGACCATGTAAGCAGAAATATCAGTTACCTTAAGAAGGTTTTTAAGGAGGCAAAGCGTACAGGTTTGATCCACGAAAACCCAATCAAGGATGTACCGTGTCCACGGTCACGACACAAAAACGCAATACCACTCGAAACAACTGAAATACAACGGCTTTTAGAGTTCAGTTCAGATAATACCATCCTTCAACAATCGGCTGATATAATCGTATTTATGTGCTTTACCGGATTGGATTATTGTGATTATATCCGATTCAATCCCAAAGAACACCTCAAAGTCATTGACGGGGCCAACATGATCCAGATACACCGACAAAAGAATGAACGGGGCGGCATTGTCCCAAAATTGGTCAATATCCCTATTTTACCCGAGGCTCAAGAGATACTTGATAAGTACAACAACTTACCGCCCATTCTGAAATATCATACCATCCGAAGGAATCTTTTGATCATTTTGCGCAACATAGGCGTAGATAAGCCAATGTCACTGAAAAATTTGAGAAAAACCTTTGGTACATATTTACTCAATTCAGGCTTAAGGATTGAATTGGTGAGAGATGCGTTGGGTCACGAGACCATTGCCCTGACGGAACGTGTTTACACAATCATCTATCCTGAAACGATAGTACAGGACTTTAAGAAAAACGGGTTAATTTAA
- a CDS encoding carbohydrate kinase family protein yields MMNRKYALVAVGELLADLIGTEFTKNLSDTETFKRFQGGSPANLAANMARLGNTTALVACVGNDNVGSFLIEKVAETGVDIAYIEKDAYAPTSIVLVSRTKGTPDFIAYRTADRMIQSAYIPDDLLRNASFFHTTCFALSQEPAQSAIVEAATRARAAGCIVSLDANYAPSIWPDRAQAQQVIEQYCQNGTFIKLSEDDAERIFGQTISNGEIIERFHAMGAQLVCLTLGGKGSIVSSDYGKNYVAIAGKPLEVKDATGAGDSYWSGFLTAWLDSKSPAECAQAGATIAALKISTVGPLPAKVDKAVLYNP; encoded by the coding sequence ATGATGAATCGAAAATATGCTTTAGTGGCCGTGGGAGAACTCCTGGCGGACTTGATCGGTACTGAATTTACAAAAAATCTGTCGGATACCGAAACATTCAAACGTTTTCAGGGCGGCAGTCCCGCCAACCTCGCGGCAAATATGGCGCGTCTGGGCAATACTACGGCCCTGGTGGCATGCGTAGGGAATGATAATGTAGGAAGTTTTCTGATCGAAAAAGTAGCTGAAACAGGCGTAGATATTGCCTATATCGAAAAAGACGCGTATGCTCCCACAAGTATTGTGTTGGTATCGCGCACCAAAGGCACACCCGATTTTATCGCCTATCGCACCGCTGATCGCATGATTCAGTCGGCGTACATTCCTGATGATTTACTGCGTAATGCTTCCTTCTTTCATACAACCTGCTTTGCCCTGAGTCAGGAACCTGCCCAAAGCGCCATTGTCGAAGCGGCAACCCGGGCCCGGGCTGCCGGGTGTATTGTGAGCCTGGATGCCAATTATGCCCCTTCTATCTGGCCCGACCGCGCGCAGGCACAGCAGGTCATTGAGCAGTATTGCCAAAACGGTACTTTCATAAAACTCAGCGAAGACGATGCCGAGCGCATCTTCGGACAAACAATTTCCAACGGCGAAATTATCGAACGTTTTCATGCCATGGGGGCACAATTGGTGTGTTTGACATTGGGCGGGAAAGGCAGTATTGTCTCGTCTGATTACGGAAAAAACTATGTAGCGATTGCCGGAAAGCCTCTGGAAGTCAAAGATGCGACCGGAGCGGGAGATTCGTATTGGTCAGGATTTTTAACGGCGTGGCTGGACAGCAAATCACCCGCAGAATGTGCTCAGGCGGGGGCTACTATTGCAGCTCTGAAAATCAGCACAGTAGGGCCGTTGCCTGCTAAAGTGGATAAAGCTGTTTTGTACAATCCATAA
- a CDS encoding DUF2188 domain-containing protein: MTATIIKIKRAHVISRRGRWGLLKQGYKKASGLYDTKQEAVRAARRLKSEGYDIIIHDKDGTVSRWEKA, encoded by the coding sequence ATGACGGCTACAATTATAAAAATAAAACGCGCTCATGTGATTAGTAGACGTGGCAGATGGGGCCTGCTTAAGCAGGGATATAAAAAAGCATCGGGGCTTTATGATACCAAACAGGAAGCTGTCAGAGCCGCGCGTAGGTTAAAATCAGAGGGATATGATATAATTATTCATGACAAAGACGGGACTGTCAGCCGATGGGAGAAAGCGTAG